A section of the Deinococcus taeanensis genome encodes:
- the rplB gene encoding 50S ribosomal protein L2, which produces MAVKKYRPYTPSRRQMTTADFSGLTKKRPEKALTEALPKSGGRNNRGRITSRFIGGGHKRLYRIIDFKRRDKAGVTAKVAAIEYDPNRSARIALLNYADGEKRYILAPEGLQVGATVNAGPEAEPKLGNALPLRFVPVGAVVHSVELIPGKGAQIARSAGTSIQVQGKESDYVILRLPSGELRRIHSECYATIGTVGNAEHKNINLGKAGRSRWLGRKPHQRGSAMNPVDHPHGGGEGRTGAGRVPVSPWGQPSKGLKTRKKRKNSDRFIITRRGGK; this is translated from the coding sequence ATGGCCGTCAAGAAATACCGTCCGTACACCCCCAGCCGTCGCCAGATGACGACTGCGGACTTCAGCGGACTGACCAAAAAGCGCCCCGAAAAGGCGCTCACCGAGGCACTTCCCAAATCCGGTGGCCGGAACAACCGCGGCCGCATCACCAGCCGCTTCATCGGCGGTGGCCACAAGCGCCTGTACCGCATCATCGACTTCAAGCGCCGCGACAAGGCCGGCGTGACCGCCAAGGTCGCCGCGATTGAGTACGATCCCAACCGCAGCGCCCGCATCGCCCTGCTGAACTACGCCGACGGCGAGAAACGCTACATCCTGGCCCCGGAAGGCCTCCAGGTGGGCGCCACCGTCAACGCTGGTCCCGAAGCCGAGCCCAAGCTGGGCAACGCCCTGCCGCTGCGCTTCGTGCCCGTCGGTGCCGTCGTGCACAGCGTTGAACTGATCCCCGGCAAGGGTGCCCAGATCGCCCGCAGCGCCGGCACCAGCATTCAGGTTCAGGGCAAGGAAAGCGACTACGTGATCCTGCGCCTGCCCAGCGGCGAACTGCGCCGCATTCACAGCGAGTGCTACGCCACCATCGGCACCGTGGGCAACGCCGAGCACAAGAACATCAACCTCGGTAAGGCCGGCCGTAGCCGCTGGCTCGGGCGCAAGCCCCACCAGCGCGGCAGCGCCATGAACCCCGTGGATCACCCCCACGGCGGTGGTGAAGGCCGTACCGGCGCCGGCCGCGTGCCCGTCAGCCCCTGGGGCCAGCCTTCCAAGGGCCTGAAGACCCGCAAGAAGCGCAAGAACAGCGACCGCTTCATCATCACCCGCCGCGGCGGGAAGTAA
- a CDS encoding 50S ribosomal protein L23 has translation MSHYDIIQTPVISEKAYAGMERGVYSFWVSPKATKTEIKGAIQKAFGVTVVGISTMNVPGKRKRVGRFIGHRADRKKAIVRLAEGQTIAALEGQA, from the coding sequence ATGAGCCACTACGACATCATCCAGACTCCCGTGATCAGCGAGAAAGCGTACGCTGGCATGGAACGCGGCGTGTACTCCTTCTGGGTCAGCCCGAAGGCCACCAAGACCGAAATCAAGGGCGCCATTCAGAAGGCGTTCGGGGTGACCGTCGTGGGCATCAGCACCATGAACGTCCCCGGCAAGCGCAAGCGCGTCGGCCGTTTCATCGGCCACCGCGCCGACCGCAAGAAGGCCATCGTGCGCCTCGCCGAAGGCCAGACCATCGCCGCCCTTGAGGGCCAGGCCTAA